A genome region from Jeongeupia sp. HS-3 includes the following:
- the fabZ gene encoding 3-hydroxyacyl-ACP dehydratase FabZ translates to MSQVMDVLEIVKCLPHRYPFLLVDRVIELEPGKSIKAIKNVTINEPFFQGHFPQYPVMPGVLILEALAQAAGVLSCKSVEEVPEDSLYLFAGIDNARFKRQVLPGDQLTLCVNIVAHKRGIWKYEAKAYVGDELAASADLMSAHRAIAR, encoded by the coding sequence ATGAGCCAAGTGATGGATGTACTCGAGATCGTCAAATGCCTGCCGCACCGCTATCCCTTTTTGCTGGTCGATCGGGTGATCGAGCTGGAGCCGGGCAAATCGATCAAGGCAATTAAAAACGTCACCATCAATGAGCCGTTCTTTCAAGGGCATTTCCCGCAATACCCGGTCATGCCGGGCGTGCTGATTCTCGAGGCACTGGCTCAGGCCGCAGGCGTACTCTCCTGCAAGAGCGTTGAGGAAGTGCCGGAGGATTCGCTGTATTTGTTCGCCGGGATTGATAACGCGCGCTTCAAGCGCCAGGTTTTGCCTGGTGATCAATTGACGCTGTGCGTCAACATCGTTGCGCACAAGCGTGGCATCTGGAAGTACGAGGCCAAGGCCTATGTCGGCGACGAGCTGGCGGCTTCGGCCGATTTGATGAGCGCGCATCGCGCCATCGCGCGCTAA
- the lpxA gene encoding acyl-ACP--UDP-N-acetylglucosamine O-acyltransferase: MPKIHPSALVDARAELAEGVEIGPFAVIGPDVRIGTGSVVGAGVQIEGVTRIGSNNRFHPHSHIGCAPQDKKYKGEPTALDIGDGNTFFQSMTISVGTVQDKGVTRIGDNNWFMAYAHIGHDCTVGNNTIFANAVTLGGHVDVADWAILGGLSAIHQFCSIGAHAMAGGGSIIVQDLPPYVICEGNRAIARGINTEGLKRRGFSAEAISRVKQAYRQLYRLGLTYDDARARIEADAAGAPELQAFVDFFAVSQRGILR, translated from the coding sequence ATGCCGAAGATTCATCCCTCTGCGCTGGTCGATGCACGGGCCGAACTGGCCGAAGGTGTCGAAATCGGCCCGTTTGCCGTGATTGGTCCCGATGTACGCATCGGCACCGGTTCGGTGGTCGGTGCCGGCGTTCAGATCGAAGGGGTGACGCGGATTGGCAGCAATAACCGTTTTCACCCGCACAGCCATATCGGCTGTGCGCCGCAAGACAAGAAGTACAAGGGCGAGCCGACGGCGCTGGATATCGGTGACGGCAATACCTTTTTCCAGTCGATGACCATTTCGGTTGGCACGGTGCAAGACAAAGGTGTGACGCGCATCGGTGACAACAACTGGTTCATGGCGTATGCACATATCGGTCACGATTGCACCGTGGGCAACAACACAATTTTCGCCAACGCAGTCACGCTGGGTGGCCATGTTGACGTTGCCGACTGGGCGATTCTTGGCGGCCTGAGCGCAATCCATCAGTTCTGCAGTATCGGTGCTCATGCGATGGCCGGCGGGGGCTCGATCATTGTTCAGGATCTGCCGCCCTACGTGATCTGCGAGGGTAATCGTGCCATCGCTCGCGGCATTAATACCGAAGGACTAAAGCGCCGCGGTTTCAGTGCAGAGGCTATTTCCCGGGTCAAGCAAGCCTACCGGCAGTTGTACCGGCTGGGGCTGACCTATGATGATGCGCGTGCACGGATCGAAGCCGACGCTGCCGGCGCACCCGAGCTGCAAGCCTTTGTCGATTTCTTTGCCGTGAGTCAACGCGGCATCCTTCGCTAA
- a CDS encoding OmpH family outer membrane protein → MATSSSASSSSWARCSKLRGNSMKRYTGWLLGAALLMSASAWAAEMKIGFVDTDRILRESAPAQRAGKKLEKEFEVRRQDLQRLSAQGKTLQTQMDKPGVSDLDRKAKERDLIRLNQEFQRMQRELNEDLNARRNEELAGIQERVNNAIQQIANNEKYDLILQEAAWRNPRIDITDKVLRMLTDK, encoded by the coding sequence ATGGCGACCAGCTCGAGCGCTTCCAGTTCCAGTTGGGCAAGGTGTTCTAAGTTGCGGGGAAACAGTATGAAACGATATACGGGATGGTTGCTCGGTGCGGCGTTGTTGATGAGTGCATCAGCATGGGCAGCCGAGATGAAAATCGGCTTCGTCGATACTGACCGTATTTTGCGCGAGTCGGCGCCGGCGCAGCGGGCCGGTAAAAAACTTGAAAAAGAGTTTGAAGTGCGCCGGCAGGATTTGCAGCGACTATCGGCTCAGGGCAAGACCCTGCAAACGCAGATGGACAAGCCGGGTGTTTCCGATCTTGATCGCAAGGCCAAAGAGCGCGATCTGATTCGCTTGAATCAGGAGTTTCAGCGCATGCAGCGTGAATTGAACGAAGACCTCAATGCACGGCGCAACGAAGAATTGGCGGGTATTCAGGAACGCGTGAACAATGCGATCCAGCAAATTGCCAATAACGAAAAATACGACCTGATCTTGCAGGAAGCAGCTTGGCGCAATCCGCGCATCGATATCACCGACAAGGTGTTGCGGATGCTGACGGACAAGTGA
- the lpxB gene encoding lipid-A-disaccharide synthase, with the protein MNDRLFEPGSRGPRIAIVVGEASGDLLGSQLILALKARLPGAQFSGIAGPKMMAAGARSVVPMESLAVRGYLEVLKHLPRLIGIRRRLKKAILAERPDLVIGVDAPDFNLGLEAAAKAAGIPTVHYVGPSVWAWRPERLKKIGAAVSHILLLFPFEEEIYREAKIPATYVGHPLADLMPVVPDQAALREQLDISSGGPVFALLPGSRQNELEMLGALFVETAKRLYERFPDATFLVPFITRETRQYFESEMWRQGAQELPFRLLFGHAHEAMQAADAILVASGTAALEAMLAKRPTVVTYRITDFTYRMVKRKLRLPYVSLPNVLEGRFVLPELIQHEATAENISQALANLVLDKRLASKLAACFTEHHEALRCNAADRAAEAVIRLLGARAWA; encoded by the coding sequence ATGAATGATCGACTCTTTGAACCAGGGAGTCGCGGGCCCCGCATCGCCATCGTGGTGGGTGAGGCATCCGGCGACTTGCTCGGTTCCCAGCTGATTCTCGCGCTGAAGGCGCGCCTGCCCGGCGCGCAATTTTCCGGCATCGCCGGCCCCAAAATGATGGCCGCTGGTGCGCGTTCCGTGGTGCCGATGGAAAGTCTCGCCGTGCGTGGCTATCTCGAAGTGCTTAAGCACCTGCCCCGGCTGATTGGCATTCGCCGTCGGCTCAAGAAGGCCATCCTCGCCGAGCGTCCCGATCTGGTGATTGGTGTCGACGCCCCCGATTTCAACCTCGGTCTCGAAGCCGCGGCCAAGGCTGCAGGCATTCCGACCGTTCACTATGTCGGCCCATCGGTCTGGGCATGGCGACCTGAACGGCTGAAGAAAATCGGCGCGGCCGTGTCGCATATCCTGTTGCTGTTTCCGTTTGAAGAAGAGATCTACCGCGAGGCGAAGATTCCGGCGACCTATGTCGGCCACCCGCTCGCCGATCTGATGCCGGTTGTGCCGGATCAGGCCGCCTTGCGCGAACAGCTTGATATCAGTTCGGGCGGGCCGGTGTTCGCCTTACTGCCGGGGAGCCGGCAGAACGAGCTGGAAATGCTCGGCGCTTTGTTTGTCGAAACGGCCAAGCGCTTGTACGAGCGCTTTCCGGACGCAACTTTCCTGGTTCCCTTCATTACCCGTGAAACCCGCCAGTATTTCGAAAGCGAGATGTGGCGGCAGGGTGCACAAGAGTTGCCCTTCCGGCTGTTGTTCGGTCATGCGCACGAAGCCATGCAGGCTGCCGACGCGATCCTCGTCGCTTCGGGTACCGCCGCGCTTGAAGCCATGCTCGCCAAGCGTCCGACGGTGGTGACCTACCGGATCACCGATTTCACTTACCGGATGGTCAAACGCAAGCTGCGTCTGCCCTATGTGAGTTTGCCGAACGTGCTTGAAGGGCGTTTCGTTTTGCCCGAGCTGATCCAGCACGAAGCGACGGCCGAGAACATCAGTCAGGCGCTGGCCAATCTGGTGCTCGACAAGCGCTTGGCCAGCAAGTTGGCGGCGTGCTTTACCGAACACCACGAAGCGCTGCGCTGCAATGCGGCTGACCGGGCTGCCGAGGCGGTAATCCGTTTGCTGGGGGCGCGTGCATGGGCCTGA
- the lpxD gene encoding UDP-3-O-(3-hydroxymyristoyl)glucosamine N-acyltransferase translates to MPNAILISALAERFGATWHGDDVAICRVAPLESAGADALTFLTNPRFKAQLASSAAGVVAVRAADAVGLTRPHVIAKDPYLFYAQVAQLLYPQRRARPGIHATACVDVSAQIDADAEIGPNVVIGAGTAIGAGSIVMANSYVGDRVTLGCNVLLHPMVTVMDDCQIGDRVIIHPSAVLGGDGFGNAWAGDHWEKIPQIGRVVIGSDVEIGACTTIDRGALEDTVIGQGARIDNLIQIGHNVEIGAHTALAGCVGIAGSTKIGARCQIGGAAMISGHLEICDGAVVLGGTLVAKSIREPGAYGGPYPMQAHADWVKNAAQLRHLNELAQRVKQLEKTMASLNAAAGENE, encoded by the coding sequence ATGCCGAACGCGATCCTAATTTCCGCACTGGCCGAGCGCTTTGGTGCTACTTGGCACGGCGATGATGTCGCCATTTGTCGTGTAGCGCCGCTGGAGTCCGCCGGTGCCGATGCGTTGACCTTTTTGACCAATCCACGCTTCAAGGCGCAGCTTGCAAGCAGCGCAGCGGGCGTGGTCGCGGTGCGCGCGGCGGATGCGGTCGGATTGACCCGGCCGCATGTCATCGCTAAAGACCCATACCTTTTTTATGCTCAGGTCGCGCAACTGCTGTACCCGCAGCGCCGTGCACGACCGGGCATTCATGCGACGGCTTGCGTCGATGTATCGGCGCAGATCGATGCCGATGCTGAAATCGGCCCGAATGTGGTGATTGGTGCTGGCACGGCGATTGGGGCCGGCAGTATTGTCATGGCCAATAGTTATGTTGGTGATCGGGTTACGCTGGGGTGCAATGTCTTGTTGCACCCGATGGTGACCGTGATGGACGATTGCCAGATTGGTGATCGCGTCATCATTCACCCCAGCGCGGTTCTCGGCGGTGATGGGTTTGGCAATGCCTGGGCGGGCGATCACTGGGAAAAAATCCCGCAAATCGGCCGTGTCGTGATTGGCAGCGACGTTGAAATTGGCGCATGCACGACGATTGATCGCGGCGCGCTGGAAGATACCGTGATCGGCCAGGGCGCACGTATCGATAATCTGATCCAGATTGGCCATAACGTCGAGATCGGTGCGCATACGGCGTTGGCCGGGTGTGTCGGTATTGCCGGATCAACCAAGATCGGTGCGCGTTGCCAGATTGGCGGTGCGGCGATGATCAGCGGGCATCTGGAAATCTGCGATGGCGCGGTGGTGCTCGGCGGAACATTGGTTGCCAAATCAATTCGTGAGCCTGGCGCTTACGGCGGGCCATATCCGATGCAAGCCCACGCAGACTGGGTCAAAAATGCCGCACAGCTGCGTCACCTGAACGAGCTGGCGCAACGTGTCAAACAGCTGGAAAAAACCATGGCGAGCCTGAATGCCGCCGCCGGAGAGAATGAATGA